The Cellulophaga sp. RHA19 genome includes the window TTAACCCTTTGTGTTGATTTATTCCAAAACTTAGGATTTATCTTTTCTCCTGTAGAATATTTAAACCTTTTATATTGGTAATTGTAAACCAAATATATTAGCGTTTCTACTTTTGCGTTAGGTTCTTTAAGTATAAATTTAGCTTTTGACATAAAGCAAATATATATTAAAATCTGACTATAGGGGACGAATCAGGGGACGAATAATTTTAATTACCCTTGGTTTAGGTTGTTTTAGGTTTGCTTCTTAATGTAATGTTTTAGGGGTTTAAGCTGCTAAAATTCAATAAAATAGAATAAGATTTAGTAAAAATCACTGTGGTGCATGTGGGACCACAAGCAAACAAAAGCCTTTACAGAAATGTAAAGGCTTTTTTGGTTTTAGGGGACGAATTTAGTTTTTATTCATCAAATAGAACTTAGGGATTGATCCAATTCATCTTGTACTTGATATAAAAATCGCAATTTATTATTACATTTGCTAAAAATAGGTCAAATGACAAGTTTCGGACATTATATAAAAACAGAAAGAGAAAAACGAGAATGGACGCAAACCGAACTCGGAATAAAAATCGGAATTAATACAAGTGCAATATGTCGCATTGAAAACGAAAGTCAAAAGTTTAGCAAAACGAAATTGAGAAAGTTAGCTGAACTATTTCAAACCGATTTACAAACCGTTACTGATTTGTTTTTTGCAGATAAATTCGTTAAAGAAGCAATGAAATATAAATGTTCTGAATCTATTTTTTCGGTTGCAGAAGATACTGCTAACTATTATCGCAATGTAAACGTAAAACAAGGAAAATTAGAATTATGAAAAAACCATTAACATACATCAGCTTATTTAGCAGTGCTGGAGTTGGATGCTATGGCTTCAAACAAAATGGTTTTGAATGTATAGCAACGAATGAACTACTAACAAAGCGCTTAAAAATTCAACTTTACAACAATAAATGTAAATACGAAACTGGTTATATTTCAGGTGATATTTCTAATTCAGAAGTTAAGAATAGACTTTTTTCTGAATTAAAATTTTGGCAAAACAAACATAAAATAAAAGAACCTGACGTAATTATTGCAACTCCACCTTGCCAAGGTATGTCTGTTGCTAATCACAAAAAAAACAATGAAAAGTCAAGAAATTCATTGGTTATTGAATCTATTAAAGTAACACAAGAAATACTTCCTAAATTTTTCATTTACGAAAATGTAAGAGCATTTTTAAATACAATTTGTACAGATGTTGATGGCATAGACAAACCTATTAAAGATGCAATAAAATATAATCTTGGAGGTCAGTATAATATTCTTTCTAAAATTGTAAACTTCAAAGAATACGGTTCAAATTCTAGTCGAACAAGAACTTTAGTAATTGGAATTAGAAAAGATATTCAAGATGTTTCACCTTTTGATATTTTTCCAAAAAAACAAAAAGCAAAAACTTTACGTCAACTTATTGGTGATTTGCCACAATTAGAAGAAATGGGTGAAATATCCGAAGATATTTTTCACGCTTATCGTGAATTCGACAAAAGAATGCTTCCTTGGATTGAAAATTTAAAAGAAGGTCAAT containing:
- a CDS encoding helix-turn-helix domain-containing protein; amino-acid sequence: MTSFGHYIKTEREKREWTQTELGIKIGINTSAICRIENESQKFSKTKLRKLAELFQTDLQTVTDLFFADKFVKEAMKYKCSESIFSVAEDTANYYRNVNVKQGKLEL